A genomic window from Diospyros lotus cultivar Yz01 chromosome 2, ASM1463336v1, whole genome shotgun sequence includes:
- the LOC127796019 gene encoding uncharacterized protein LOC127796019 has product MDAGKIVVIVEDVEAARTALVWALHNLLRHGDVLTLLHVFPSRSRSKKKLRLNRLNGFRLALSFKDICSGFPNAKIEIVVTEGDQEGVTIARVVREIGASTLVVGLHDRSFLYKLAMSKTNIASNFNCKVLAIRKPTAPLTTRNTNIRLPADGSTNMDFSQIEIGTELSIPDVDPPKIPYRICPNPSAIIWSSRKTRRKRNS; this is encoded by the exons ATGGATGCGGGGAAAATAGTGGTAATAGTGGAAGATGTAGAGGCCGCAAGAACGGCTCTGGTTTGGGCCCTCCACAACCTTCTCCGCCACGGCGACGTTCTGACTCTCCTCCACGTTTTCCCTTCAAGATCCAGAAGCAAGAAGAAGCTTCGCCTCAACCGCTTGAATGGCTTCCGATTGGCCCTCTCCTTCAAAGACATCTGCAGCGGCTTCCCCAAC GCGAAGATTGAGATCGTTGTGACGGAAGGAGATCAAGAAGGCGTGACGATAGCAAGAGTGGTGCGGGAAATTGGAGCTTCCACGCTCGTGGTTGGGCTTCATGATCGGAGCTTTCTTTACAA GTTGGCCATGTCCAAGACCAATATTGCAAGCAACTTCAACTGCAAAGTCCTTGCCATCAGGAAGCCAACAGCACCATTGACCACAAGGAATACTAATATTAGATTACCTGCAGACGGTTCAACCAACATGGACTTCTCTCAGATTGAAATTGGTACAGAGCTAAG CATTCCAGATGTTGATCCACCTAAAATCCCATATAGAATCTGTCCAAACCCTTCTGCAATTATATGGAGTTCCAGGAAgacaagaagaaagaggaattCCTGA